The genomic interval ACAACCAAGTTTAAGAACGGATTCAaggcaaaaaaataataaattattagcCTCTCAATTTTCATGTTAGTTCTAGTAATGTTCGATGAAAATACGGATGATTCATTTACCTCCACATTCAAACTTTAGAGAAGTATTATTCCCCTTGGATTCATTTGTACCAAAAAAGAtcaataaaatattttcttattttggtaCGAAGATCATTACCTATAATGATTAATTTCAAAGCTGAACGGAAATATTTCAAACTTGAAGTAGTTGAATATGTCGTTTCTTTCCGACAATTTGAAAAGTGAGCACCATGGGTGGTTCTGAATGAAAGCATCAATTAATATTCtcagtaaatatatattaagatCACCATAGCACGTTTATATATGGTTTCGGTGTTGTTTATCAATGAGTAGGTAACTAtatatagctagctagcttaaaCAGTATCAATTTCTCCTTCCCCCTAATTTAGCTAAGAAACAAAAGTTAACGTGAACATACTAATAAGGATTTGATATATTAGGTGAAAAACAACGACATGGGTTCTTTTTTCTCAGTACATTTTGAAGGATCTGATGAGaaggaaaatatatatttggaacATATATGTAAGTACAGTATATAACAAATTcataagatggaaatgtaGCAATCACATTTGATTCAACTCTTGCAGCTGTCTTAAATGTTGAAATGTCACATTCTTTATTAACTATCCCACTCGTCACGGATGATTTGGTTCATGTTTCTCTTTATCAACTCTTCGAGTTTCACTGGAATTTTCAGACTCTTGAACCTGCAGGAAAGCTCTTCGATTTTCACTAGATTTTCAGACTCTTGAACCTGCAGGAAGTAAAACCAATATGATCGATCAGCTTTCTTTTCAAAAACTAAAGGACTAAAAGAAGCAAAACTATCGATTATAGATGCTTACgtacatgtacatatatatatatattatagtaTTATACTACGTAAGTAAGTACGTAGTAGTACGTACCTCTGCTCGTCAATGTCCATGGAATTAGTGTAGCCTGACTTGTTGCTCCCAGCAGATCCAGATTTTGATGATCTGCTGTAGTTTGGCAATGGCACATCGCCGGACTCAATCCGGTTAACATCTTCGACAAGCCTTTCATAGTGTCTCTTGACTTCCTCCGCTGTCTTACCACCCACAGCTCTGGCCAAATTGTTCCACCTATCCGGGGTGTCCTTATCATACACTGCTAGAGCATTCTCGAACATTTTGTTCTGCCTTGACGTCCAAGATCCTGATGAGGCCATTGAAATATTGAGAGTGAAGATATGCTAATGATATGAACTGATTGATGATGAGCTCAGGTTGCTTTGAGCAAAGAGAATGGCAATGGTGCTGTTTATATAGAGGTTGTGGAGGGGAAGAGAATGAGGGAGAAGGAGGTGGGGTCGTAGCTAGCTGTATACTTTCCTAGCTTGGAAAACAATGGGGCGTTCAGTTTCAATTCCTATAACCTACGTTGTtctgtttcttcttttttactttTCCAGGTAACTAATTAAACTCATGGATTTGCTGAATATATTAGGCTTAAGCGGCAAGAAAGATGAAACTCATGCCGACTTTGTTCCTTTGTCCAAGATAAAGtcattttttccttcatttcTACGCTCAGCTCATCATGTTGTTCCTTGCACGTACTACTGCATCGTAAACCTGATTCAATCACCGTCCGTTACTGCACTCATTCTAGTTCTGGGAATTCTTGATAGTACCAAAACCAGCTTTACGTTAGCCGTTAGCCGCGCATTGTTCATTTATGTGTTCGAGCAGTTAAATCTCAGCTGGCTAATTTTATGAGGGCATGCACCCCTATCGATAATGGCTACCTAATGCAGAGTTATGATCACATCTGCACTGATCCATGGTGGTTGTTGGAGGGCACCTAACTCTAATTGAAGATAATAAGTGTGCTGTACGAAAACTAAGCTTATGAAAAGTTTCTTATCACCACGATTTTTTGCAATTTATATTTTAGCTAGCTGCTTTCATTGTCATTTCAGATTTTTGGTGATAGGTAGAACTTCATAATCAGAGAATCAGAGATAGAGATAGTTAGTGTGCAGCTGGCTGCAGCTAGTAGAACACTTcagtttccaaaatcaaacTTAATTAAATAGCTTTCAGagaatataaattaatttcttGCATTGAAGCTGAAGTCTTGCATTATGTACTTTGTATTAGCATTTGCACATGGTAATTAGCCGTAGCAACTTTAATCAAAATTATCAACTGGCTTGCATGCTTATAAACTAGTATTATATTTTAACTACAAAAACCAGAGTACGTACTTAGGTAGCTGTAGACTACTGTAATTGGTAAGCAAACAGCAGAATAATAACAAGGCTGGTATAGAACCTCGAGGTCTTGCAGGAAAAATTGGAGTACTGCAGTAGTTGGATTTGAATGGATGGACGATCAATTCACTCTTTCTGCTTTTTTCCATCACATTTCGTGAGTAAGTACAAGTTTGGCTTCTACTAAGCATTATCTCCCAATGCGGTCGAATTGCTATAAAAATCTTGCCAGAGTAGGACTGCGCCTCTACACCTAAGCATCAATTGGCCATATATCATATGAATCTGACAGCAAGGTAGAACATTACAAGTCCTAACAAGGCCAAGCATCTCATTCAGATGCTTAATGCATTGCTATAGCCAGCTAGCTTGTGTTGCTAATACGATCAAACTGAATTCCCATTCTGATTGTAACCGAGAAGATAAGCCTAGCATGAAATTTCCTATCTTTTATTCTTCAGAATTTGTTCTGTGTAACTATTTTGAGAGAGAAAGATGTAGCTAGCTGTATGTATGAGATACCAGCTAAGTGAGCTAACTAGCTCTAGTCACtatgtagtagtagtagtagtagtagtagtagtagtagtagtagtagtagtagcgCATGCTGCATTTTGAAAGCAAACAATCCTTTCTACAATCCAGAATCATGCATTTTGTAAATGTTGATCGACACAAATGATACCATTAGTAGTTTAGAATCTTTACATTTCCTTGTAGCAATATACTAGGGAGGAATCTAAAAACTAGAAAGGTTTGCTGATCTGTATGCAACATCAAATTTTGTCGTAGTTATTGGCTTTGGATATGCAAGAGCTAGGTTTTTTGACCTATTTGAATTACAACTTAAGCAACTTTTTGGAGTACTGATCCCTTGAGAGAGAGACATAATTCTGTCTGATAACTTCTTGGAATCCTTATCATCATCGATCCACATCCGATTATATGCAATTTCAAGCAGAATTTATCTCTATAGAAAATGCCTTTCCAGATCATTCTGGAAAGCTCTGAGAgatacatttttctttcttgatcTGTGGCCTTAAAGCAGTTGCAAGTTGGTTTTCCTGATCATCATAAGGTATATAGAATGCTTTTAATGCTTTTGAGCATCCTCTGATTTGAAGACTGAGAAGACTGGATACTTCAATAGGTTCCCTCTTGATATGTTAGGCCATAGCTGATGGCAATGGGGAATCCATCCCTTTCTGATTTGTAATTGGGTGGGAAAATGTCACTGATCAAAACACCCCTCAACATACATTGTTACTACATCTTCTTAATTATCAATACTATTTTCTGGTGTCTAACCTGGTATCAGTTGTATCAGATCATTATTTGGTTCGAGTCAAAAACGAACAATATCATTACATGTTCTAGGCACATAGTAACAAGACATAGAGTTGAACACTTGAACAGTTCAGGATAATACTTTGCGTCATTCTGCAAAACAATTTCGTATACATTCCAGACCTATTCAACCTATGCAGTACATGGTCGTATTTTACTTTACTGTCTTCAATTCAAAAGGAACATAAGTATTCATTTGTGTTCTGCATTGTTGAATATCAGCTCCTACTATTTTGGTATATGAGATATCTGTTACATCAGTTGGTGCTATTAATTATTCCGGGATATATAAAGTTTGATGGCTTTTGACATATCCTCACAAGTTGGAAAATGGAGTAATAGACTCCTACCCAATGTTTGATGAGGCAAAAGTGTCCGAGTGGATTCTTTAGGATTCAAGTTGCAGAactcatttttttgttaatggtCCAGGAAACCATGAATCCTCATATCTTTACTTATCAGAAGAGGATATCCATTATGGGGATATCTGATCAACAAGAGTAGATTCACCTAGCTTTTGTTAGCTTGCATCAAAAAATTCGGAAACATTTTGATATAAAGTTGTAATATATACTTATAAGTTTCTAAAAAGAGCACCCACTTGTTTAATCTAGCTAATTAGCTACTGAAATGATCATAAACATATACAGTTGATATATGGAGTAATACTGATATGATCCACTGCATATTGCCATGGGGTATGAACTGATACAAAACATACAACTTTTTGCCAAATTTGAAGTGTTGTGTTAGCAACTTTCCACAAATATTACACACAAAATTGGATTCTTCCAACTTCCAAATATAACATTGGGAATTTCAGAAGAATTTTTTCAGGTTCATACAGGTCCTCTCATACCTCTTCTCTATTTCACCTTCTTTCCATTTTTAGCTGCCAAATTGGGCCCAGTGACAATGCCCCGATATCTATTTCACATATCTTTCATTTTGGGTCTGAACTGCATTTGGATATTTTGGTATCTTAGTGGCCCAGATAAAACCAGCCCATTTGGTCTGTGGGGTAATTAGCAGAATAGCAGTACCCCCCATTTTCTTTCGTTTTGGTCTGATCATCAAGCATCAATTTCCTCACCACAAATTCCTCTGTCAtctatcaaaaaaaaaaaattcctctGTCACTCTGTGCCTGTCGATCATTTTTCCTTATCAGTATTCTAACATCTTACACTTGTTTCTGAAAAATTTGACAATTTCAACATCTCTTAAATGGAAAGTTGGACACACTAACTTTATATTTCTGTTTTctacattgattgatgaaaacGAAACTTGAAACTTTTTATATGTTCAGTATGTGCTCGACGCTTGGCTCcgaaatatatttattttatcgtTGAGTCGCATTCACAGCTTGATTGattgaagaaataaaatataagaTTCATTTTCGTTCAAATTTGTAATTGGATCATATTATTGCATGGATTAGGGAGACTTCAAAGTTGCCAAGCTAGACTAGATTATGTGACTTGTTGAGGACACGTCGGTTACAGTATTTTTCCTGTAAGGTCATGGCCGAAATGACTCCTCTTGCTTTATAGCTATCTCATAGTTTTCATTATTGGGATCCTTTGcaattttgtgttttggaATTATGTTGACTACATAACAAAGGTTGGGTGCCCATCAATTCCAATTGGGTGTCCATCAATTTCAATTGGGTGGGTTCTCCACTTCTCCTTATTTTTTCTGCTACTTCTAGGCCTACCATAAGTTTACTTAAAAACCAATACAATTTTCCCCTAGTTTTAAGATCCATTAAAAGGTCAATCTGATGAATGTAAATGAACTCATTCAACTCattgaaagaagaaaatttgATTTACGTACATGGTTTTCATGCAGAGACCAAAAGTGTAGTACacaaagaaagaacaaaaccaCTACAATCTCCAACCTAAATACctaatagaagaagaaaattaaagcATGGTCGACATTATGTCATTATCATGGTAGCAAACAACACTTGTTTTTAGTGTTGTTTAAGGGAATGAAAATGACGTATCAGGCCTATCCTGGATTACAAGGAAGTTATGCTCCTTTTATGGTTGAGAGTCTTACTCTATCACGTTCAATGTCATTTGATTATAGATTAACAGTAAGTTATCATGGTGTGAGATTGTTCCAATACTGATTACGTGTTTATTAATTTGATCTTACGTTTATCTTATACTATAAAGTAATAATACTATCATGCCATACATGCATTAacaaacttttttttcttattttatttcataaacaaCTAAAATGCTATAACAACAAGCTATAAAACAAGACCATATTATTTACTGACACTCTTAATATCAAAGAACTTAGAACTTTAAACTCATGACAACTCTTTTTAGTTAAACTACTTAACCAACTAGATAATGACTCACTGACTAACAGTAAGTGTTTCATGAGTCGGACTTACAATCCTCTACTTAACAAAGAGTGACCATGTCCTAAACCCCAAAATATGATTTAATTtctacttttattttcttttcgtaAAGTTCGGCTCAGACGGTGTGGTTCGCATTTCTGTTACATATTTACTTGAACAAATGATTTTATATCTTtttagcaaaaaaaaaaaaattgaaacacgCCGACATCACTCAAATAGTATTCACATGGAATTATCAAATTGAAGGTTCAATTGTTATCAAAGGACTGTAATCATGTAGGGATTGATGACAGGTCTGATTCAACTCCATTACCAAGTtgcaacaaaaacagaaaaatcaaACCTCACCCAAAGGGAAGCAGCCTTTGAATTTTCTGATTTGTTAGAATAATTATCGATCCCACTTCCAAACACAAACAGATGAACAATCCCATTGTCACAGGCTCACAGAGTCACAGCACACACAAAAGACCCAAAACAGTACTTCTCAAGTCAACCTCATAaaccaagaagaagaataagaagaccAATTGGtaatcaccaccaccaccacctccaccaccaccaccatttgAAGGTGCAATTCTTCAAAGCCATATAATAATAACTATGCCAGTAATGCCACTGCAAAACGGAGCTACCAGAGTCATGCCTTTATTAATGGCTTCTCCGGTGAGTGTCTGAAAGTGACCCAGTTCGGCTTTTAGCGGTTGGGCACAGTCTTCACTGCTTGCCTGCCTCTCTCTCATTTAAAGCTGTTTTTCACCTTCAATTCTCTCTGCTACATTAAGCCCTCCTCTCCCCCACTTTTACCATCCTGCCCCTGCCACCCTACCCACACTTCTGTATTCAAAGCCTGCAAAACATCACAGCTTTTTAAACTCTAATGCAGAAGAAGCAGCAAGGTTCTTAGGTAAGTACTCATCTTACTTTAGAGTGTTTCTTGTTCAAAAAGACTTGAACTTTGTGTTTTTTATAATCTGGGTGTTTATTGTTTCTTTCCTAAACTTGTTTTTAGGTAGAGAAAAACAATCCTGAGCTGAAGCTTCATCGAGTATGATGAAGATGTACAGTATGTTATCACAGATTAAAACCCAAGTTGGAGTCTTTACAATATCTCTAGCTTTGTTCTTCTTGATTAGCTGCGTTTTAGCCCAGCAAGATTCTTTAACCTCCGCCGTGGAACGCTCGGCGTTACTGGACCTCCGGTCGTCTTTAGGACTCAGGAGCAAAGACTGGCCTATAAAGGCAGAGCCTTGCACCTGGACCGGAGTTCAATGCCGGACCGGTAGAGTCGTCGGAATTACAGTCTCCGGTTTGAGACGAACCAACCGTGGGCGGCGCAACCCCAAGTTCGAAGTGGATTCATTGGCCAATTTTACATCTTTGGTTTCTTTTAATGCTTCTGGGTTTTCACTTCCGGGGTCTATACCTGACTGGTTTGGCCTGAGTCTTAGTTCACTAGAGTTTCTTGATCTGAGTTCTGCTTCTGTCATTGGTGCTGTTCCTGAGTCTCTTAGTAACTTGACAAAGCTTAAGTCTTTGTGTTTATCTGGTAATGACATTACTGGTGTTCTGCCTTCTGCATTGGGGAGCTTAGTTGAGTTGGAGGTTCTTGATGTATCGAGGAATTCGTTTACTGGATCAATACCTTCTGAGTTTGCCTCTCTTAATAATCTAACAGTGCTTGACCTTTCTTCTAATTTCCTATCCGGTACGATACCACCGGGTTTAGGCACTCTTTCGAGGCTTAATTTCCTGAACCTGTCTGATAATAGTCTCACTGATACCATACCGGTTCAGCTTGGGGAGCTCTCTGAGTTGCTTGAACTCGACCTTAGTAAGAACGCTTTGTCTGGTGGGGCATTGCCCGTGGAATTGGGAGGGTTGAGTGGAGTGAGGAAGATGGTGATTGGAGATAATGATCTGGAAGGTCCACTGCCAGACGGTTTGTTTTCGAGTTTGACTCGGCTGGAAGTTCTGGTTCTGAGTAGGAATAGACTAGAGGGTGCTCTTCCTAGTGCATTGTGGTCACTTTCCAAATTGCAGCTTCTTGACCTATCCAGGAACAATTTTGCAGGAGCTCTGCCGAGGATCAGTACAAATGGTAGTGTCAGTGGAGCTGTGTTCAACCTCTctgataatttttttcaagGCAAGGTATTGGAAAATAGTCAAAGCACTGTTACTCTTACTGGAAATTGCCTCCAGTTGGTGCcaaatcagaggagttcacaggCATGTAGACAGTTCTATGAAGAAAGAGGTATGGcttttgatgattttgggGTACCTGAACCAGAGCCCGACTCAAAGAGAAAAAATcgtttaatatatatactggcGGGGATATTTGGTGGACTAGGcttcattgtgattttggtagTGGTTCTGGTAGTGCTCTTGAAAAGGGGTAATAAAGCCACAAATCAACAGGGAAGTGCAAATGTTGGGCCTGTTACAGATGGAGACGGCCTTTCACTCCCTAAAGATCTCATGTATGCATCAGGCCTCGGAGAGCCATTTACCTATGGGCAGATTTGCCAGATTGCCGGAAGTTTTGGTGAAGAAACTCTTATCAAACATGGACACTCTGGGGACCTATTTCACGGTTCCTTAAAAAGTGGAACCCCTGTAGTTATCAAAAGGGTAGATCTGCATTCCTTCTCGAAAGAATCATATACGATAGAAATGGATTTATTTAGCAAagtttcacacacaagattgATCCCACTTTTGGGGCATTGCTTGGAGCATGAGAATGAGAAGCTTCTGGTTTACAAATATATGCCAAATGGAGACTTGGCTAGTTCCTTGCATAGAGTTACAAATTCAGCCGATGGCAAATTACAGTCTTTGGATTGGATTACAAGA from Argentina anserina chromosome 2, drPotAnse1.1, whole genome shotgun sequence carries:
- the LOC126784965 gene encoding protein RADIALIS-like 3: MASSGSWTSRQNKMFENALAVYDKDTPDRWNNLARAVGGKTAEEVKRHYERLVEDVNRIESGDVPLPNYSRSSKSGSAGSNKSGYTNSMDIDEQRFKSLKI
- the LOC126784939 gene encoding probable LRR receptor-like serine/threonine-protein kinase At2g16250 codes for the protein MMKMYSMLSQIKTQVGVFTISLALFFLISCVLAQQDSLTSAVERSALLDLRSSLGLRSKDWPIKAEPCTWTGVQCRTGRVVGITVSGLRRTNRGRRNPKFEVDSLANFTSLVSFNASGFSLPGSIPDWFGLSLSSLEFLDLSSASVIGAVPESLSNLTKLKSLCLSGNDITGVLPSALGSLVELEVLDVSRNSFTGSIPSEFASLNNLTVLDLSSNFLSGTIPPGLGTLSRLNFLNLSDNSLTDTIPVQLGELSELLELDLSKNALSGGALPVELGGLSGVRKMVIGDNDLEGPLPDGLFSSLTRLEVLVLSRNRLEGALPSALWSLSKLQLLDLSRNNFAGALPRISTNGSVSGAVFNLSDNFFQGKVLENSQSTVTLTGNCLQLVPNQRSSQACRQFYEERGMAFDDFGVPEPEPDSKRKNRLIYILAGIFGGLGFIVILVVVLVVLLKRGNKATNQQGSANVGPVTDGDGLSLPKDLMYASGLGEPFTYGQICQIAGSFGEETLIKHGHSGDLFHGSLKSGTPVVIKRVDLHSFSKESYTIEMDLFSKVSHTRLIPLLGHCLEHENEKLLVYKYMPNGDLASSLHRVTNSADGKLQSLDWITRLKIAIGAAEVLAYLHHDCSPPLVHRDVQASSILLDDKFEVRLGSLSEVRAQEGDANQNVITRLLRKQPSSEQSPSALMSSPTCAYDVYCFGKVLLELVTGKLGISKSDDASTREWLDHTVRYISIFEKELVSKIVDPSLIVDEDLLDEVWAMAIVARSCLNPKSSKRPPMKYILKALENPLKVVREESSSSARLQTTSSRRSWSTVFFGSWQHSSSENATVPGHTNRESISALKQSGRAGSHGSGGIEFSSSRKRLSNEIFPEPIEMQDVERQEEH